The following is a genomic window from Amycolatopsis cihanbeyliensis.
CCTGACGGTCAACTACTATCCACAGTGGGCGGTCTACGGTCGAAACACTTACATCGGCGACATCGAGCGCAACGGCTCAGCCGACGGCTTGGACGTGCTCAACTACGCCTTCGCCAATATCCACGCCACCGAACACACCTGTTTCATGGACACCCAGTCGGTCGGCAACCCCGGTGACCCCGACTACCCAAGGGACAACGCCGGCGACGCGCATGCCGACTACCAGCGGGTGATCACCGCCGGGCAGTCGGTCGATGGGGTGGCCGATGATCCGGCCGCCAAGCTGCGCGGCAACTTCAACCAGCTCAAAAAGCTGAAGGCCAGGCACCCCGACCTGAAGGTGCTGATCTCCCTCGGCGGCTGGTCCTACTCGAAGTACTTCGCCGACGCGGCAAGGACCGAAGCATCCAGGGAGAAGTTCGTCTCGTCCTGCATCGACATGTTCATCAAGGGCAACCTCCCGGAACGGGACGACTGGGGCACCGGTAAACCGGCGGGCGGCCCGGGAGTCGCGGCAGGCATCTTCGACGGGTTCGACCTGGACTGGGAGTACCCCGGTGGCGGCGGGCTCGAGGGCAACCACGTGTACCCGGAGGACAAGCAGAACTTCACGCTGCTGCTGCGGGAGTTCCGCGAGCAGTTGGACGCCGTGCGGTCCGGGCTACTGCTGACCGCGTTCACCGCGGCCGACCCTGTCAAGATTGAAAATGGCCTCGAGCTGGACAAGATCTTCAACTACCTGGACTTCGCGAACGTGCAGGGTTACGACTTCCACGGCTCGTCCTGGGAGCCGGAACGGACCGGCCACCAGGCCAACATCCATGACGACCCCGCCGACCCGAACCCCCCGGAGAGCCGGTTCAGCGTGCAGCAGGCGATCCAGATCTACACCGATGCCGGGGTCGACCCCAGCCAGCTGCTGGTCGGCATCCCGTTCTACGGCCGCGGCTGGACCGGCGTCCAGGACGGTGGAGCGCACGGGGTCTACCAGCAGGCGAGCGGGCCTGCCGAGGGCGACTTCCCTGAGGAACCCGGCGTTCGCGGCTACCGCAACCTGAAGGACCAGTTCACCGCAGACCAGATCTTCCGGGATGAGGAGGCCCTGGCCAGCTGGGCCTATGACGGCAACGAGTTCTGGTCCTTCGACGACCCTGCGATGGTGCGGGCCAAGACCGGATACATCACGGCCGAAGGACTCGGCGGCGCGTTCGCGTGGAACCTCGCCGAGGACGACGGCACCCTGTCCGCCGCGATGAGGGACGGCCTCGGCAGCTAGCTGAGCGCTGCCACCGTCCCTGATGCGGGCGGTGCCGGCACGTGTGGGGTGCCGGCACCGCCCGCACTGTCGTACCCGAGAGCCGTTATCACATAAGGAACCGCTATGACTGTTTGCTATGGGAAGACGGCCGGGCGACGCGCCATGGTGTAGGAGACATGTGGTCCAGACCATTTAGCAACATTCTGGAGCGCAGAGTCCACGCAAATTGACGGTCGCACATCAGGAGTCATACATGATGCACCAGATCGACCGCCGAAGAGGCCTGCTGACGCACCGGTCGGCCGGGCTCACCGCGGCGGTGCTGGCCGTGGTCACCGTCGTGGTGGCTGCCCTGCTCACCCTGGCGGGCAGCCCGCCCCGATCGCACGCCGCGGAGCACGAGGAATGCCGGCCGGACGGCCTGTACTCCGGGTCCGGAGTGGACGTTCCGTACTGCGACGTCTACGACACCGACGGCAGGGAGAAGCTCGGTTCCGCGCACTCGCGGCGGGTGATCGGGTACTTCACCAGCTGGCGGACCGGCGCGAACGGCGCACCCACCTACCTGGCCAGCGACATTCCCTGGAACAAGGTCACCCACATCAACTACGCGTTCGGGCACATCGACGAGCAGAACCGGCTCTCCGCCGGTGAGGATCACCCCGGCAATCCTGCCACCGACATGGAATGGCCGGATGTGCCCGGCGCCGAGATGGACCCCTCCCTACCGTACAAAGGGCACTTTAACCTGCTGAACAAGTACAAGAAGCAGAACCCGGACGTCAAGACCCTGATCGCGGTCGGCGGCTGGGCCGAGACCGGCGGAATCCTGGAGCCGGACGGCACGCGGAACCCGACCGGCGGGTTCTACAAACTGACCGAGAGCCAGGCTTCGATCGACACCTTCGCCGACTCGGCGGTGGACTTCATCCGCGAGTACGGCTTCGACGGCGTGGACATCGACTACGAGTACGCCACCTCCGCCCAGTTCGCCGGGCATCCCGAGGACTACTGGATCTCCAACGAGCGCAGGGGCGAGCTGATGGAGGGCTACGTCGCGCTGATGCGGACGCTCCGGGAGAAGCTGGACGCGGCCAGCGCCGAGGACGGCACGTACTACGAGCTGACCGCCGCGGTCTCGGCCTCGGGCTGGATCCTGCGTGGCGCGGAGACCTACCAGGTCACCCAGTACCTGGACTTCGCCAACATGATGACCTACGACCTGCACGGCTCGTGGAACCAGTTCGTCGGCCCGAACGCCGCGCTCTACGACGCAGGCAACGACAACGAGCTGGAGTACTGGGACGTCTACGACAC
Proteins encoded in this region:
- a CDS encoding glycoside hydrolase family 18 protein; the protein is MRFALRRRKPGAPTRLRLAIVTVASGIAIAGLAAPAPQAATASLGTHERAQASDLTVNYYPQWAVYGRNTYIGDIERNGSADGLDVLNYAFANIHATEHTCFMDTQSVGNPGDPDYPRDNAGDAHADYQRVITAGQSVDGVADDPAAKLRGNFNQLKKLKARHPDLKVLISLGGWSYSKYFADAARTEASREKFVSSCIDMFIKGNLPERDDWGTGKPAGGPGVAAGIFDGFDLDWEYPGGGGLEGNHVYPEDKQNFTLLLREFREQLDAVRSGLLLTAFTAADPVKIENGLELDKIFNYLDFANVQGYDFHGSSWEPERTGHQANIHDDPADPNPPESRFSVQQAIQIYTDAGVDPSQLLVGIPFYGRGWTGVQDGGAHGVYQQASGPAEGDFPEEPGVRGYRNLKDQFTADQIFRDEEALASWAYDGNEFWSFDDPAMVRAKTGYITAEGLGGAFAWNLAEDDGTLSAAMRDGLGS